aGTCAACTTCTCGAAGcttgctgcacaaagctttggagTAGAATTTTTTGGTAAAACAACTTTGCAAAATCTTTGCGAAATACAGGCTGAATTAAGGACAGCCTGAAAGAGAAAAAGTTATTTGAGACAGGAGGTTGTGTTACTCTATCAGAATATTTGAAGAATCAAATTACATTCCTCCTCATGAAAGCAGTCATGTTCACCATAATAGAtctacaggcatgggaattgaaaaaagtaaaaaaggctgaacatttgtaagtaataGCAAAGTGGACAGCGCAATGCGCCTAGCCCTGCTAGGGGtgttcgggggcatgcccccccagaatttttttctctccaaagaacccaaatggtgcaatttggtgtcatatGACCTCCAAGTTTgtcattaaattcagtttttagaaccatttttgccccccccccccctctattattttttcggcggacacttttgctttttcggcggaacaaaaaaaaagacagcggaaatttgcctttcggcggacaattcccatgcctgatctATTGAGGCTTTTACACCACAGAAGAGTTATCCTTCAATTTACACACATGCCAGAAATCATGCAACAACCTGGCTGCATTCTTCCTGTGCAGACTGGCAGTATTGTATtagcatgggtgggactgaaaaatgtcatgaatccagaaaaattttaagggggggggggggggggggggtctgggggcccccaggcgctgaaggatttgtataattaacaaccaaaacaacatcaccacagacattacgaatccggatttccagaatataccggaagaatcccacccatgtatTACATTAACTTTGGAAGTGACAACTATGTCAATCTGCTAAATTCATTCAGCAAAAAATTCCACCCGGCACAGAATGCAGCCACATTATCaatatttggtatgtgtccaagtaaatGAATGCTCTCTTTTCAAGTGAAAGGCCAGGACAGATCTGCGGCGTGTGCGCAGGAAGGATGGTACCTTTAAACACCCTTGAGCGCGACAAAGCAAAACTGAAAGTGTGTGCCAAGCAAACGTTACCTGAAGGAAGACATGCAGGAGACACTTGTCCACAGTGAAGCGTTTGCGCAGCTTGACTTGCAAGAGGTTGGTGATCAGGTCAATGCCTGAAACGCAACAAACATGTCCATTGATCATTCCTTCCTTAACACAATGCCCCCCCCATAGCGCCCAATATTGCCCCCTAGATATCCTCTTCCGCCTTCGGACTGGACAATGTCGACTGCgtgcccacatgcaccgccttggtctgtcgcacacatcgaactgcccgtgcgaaacaggcccacagaccgcggagcacatcctgcagacctgcccgctccaccacaaagccagaacagatcactggccccaaggtgccacactgcaggagcaactctggggcaccaaagactccctgaacctgaccaccagctttattcaagctacaaaacttgaagtctgacctgaggccaaaaatcctggaacgccgaagaagaagaagaagaagccccCTAGATAATCCGTATGCAGATCCTGTATTTGCCGCATGAATCATCTGCAAAATCACTTTCCCCCTTTTGTGACCGACATGACTTGAGCAGATAAGAGAGAGCCTTGATTTATTAGATCGCTCAGTTAAATCTCATGGGCACTGCAAAGCATACAGCATGATTCTATGTGAGGGGCAAAGGCTTAAAAATCACTGATATAATACAATAAGAAGTGCACACACATGGAACcctgcacagacagacagacagatacgtagacagacagataggcagacagacagataggcagacagacagataggcagacagacagatacgcagacagacagacagattggctgcgagacaaacagacaagacaagacagacagactcacctTCCTGTGAAATTTCCTTCCAGGGGTTGGGGGGATACATGAAGGATGCGTTCTGTATCTGGTCACTGATCTCCTCGTCCTCATTGAAGGGGAAGGTGCCGCTGAGACTGACGTACACAACCACACCCACTGACCACATGTCCAGAGAGCGGTTGTAGCCCTTTCTCTTTAGCACCTCAGGGGCTGCAAAAACAAGGTCCATTGTGAAAAATGTATACGTCTACTGATAAAACGTAAACAGGTCTACAGATGAAGCATGAACAGgtccaaaaataaaacataaacaggTCTACAGATACAACATAAACAGGTCCACAGGTCTGCAGATGGAATGTAAAGAAAGATATTCTAAAAATACTCATCTGAAGTCACAGATAACTTGCAATCAATGACTTTCAAAACGACATTCACTTGAAATTATTCCAAGTAACTCAAATTTACATGCATCAGATTATCTCGGCAAatctaaccctaatcctaagtTATGCATCTCTTGCATGATTTGCTGTCTCACTACCAGATGTATACAACAAAACCACTGACATCCTTAATACCAGAGTTTTGTAGAGTCCATGCACAATCGTACGACTTACCAAGGTAGGCTGGTGTTCCGACTACAGAACGACGGAAAGATTTCTCTCCAATGATGCGAGCAAAGCCAAAATCACATAGTTTCACCTGAAAGACAAACAATTTCACTTTATTCATAGCGAACATTCAACACATTTTGAAAgaaagatggggggggggggggggggggggaggggagggcagTAAAGAAACTCGTTTACACCCACTGACTGACTAATAATAGGGGATTATTGTCCACCGATATAAGAAATCCATATAGGACAGGATGGGTTGATATGCTAAATAACATATATGCTGTGATCAGCCTTTCTTGTGATACCCCCCTCTTTAACAGGTTTGAGTGCAGAAGGGTGGAGCCTGTTGGGAGAGAGGGGAGTCTACCAAGGATAAGATCGTCCGCAAACATGTAGCCATATCTCACTAGCCTATAAaaggttatacagtggaacccccttattaagatacacacaccccccccccccccccccccatttaaaacTTCCACCCATTTAAGACTTTGCTTCTTCCGATATTTGTttataacttctgtaaatttacctccattgtaagaAGCACTCCTTtattcagatttttggaggcctTATAAGAGGCGTTTCACTGTATTCAAACTCACAAGTTTAAGCGCCTGTAAAGAGAAAATAGCCTTATAGAAGCGATATCAGATCACTCACCTGAGGGAAGGCAGTCTCGGAGGAGAGCAGAACGTTCTCAGGTTTGAGGTCACAGTGAACGATGCTCTTGGAATGTAAGTGGCGTAAGGCAATAAGGATCTGTGCAGAAAACAATCAATTCTGGTTAACTAGGAAGACGAATGGTGATAACATTTTTAGTAGGTTCACATAAGAATGTGTTTTCTACTATTACTTCGttcaatcatacacacacatacacacaaacttatAGATGGAACATTTGACGTCTCCTTAATTGCAGCCATGAAATCTCACtgcccacgcacgcacgcacacacattcacacgctcattgtctctctcacacacacaatgcgcCTAAACcgtatacacagacacacacacactcacacgctcattgtctctctcacacacacaatgcgcCTAAACcgtatacacagacacagaaacacacacacactcacattgtctctctcacacacacaatgcgcCTAAACcgtatacacagacacagaaacacacacactcacacgctcattgtctctctcacacacacaatgcgcCTAAACcgtatacacagacacagaaacacacacactcacacgctcattgtctctctcacacacacaatgcgcCTAAACcgtatacacagacacagaaacacacacactcacacgctcattgtctctctcacacacacaatgcgcCTAAACcgtatacacagacacagaaacacacacactcacacgctcattgtctctctcacacacacaatgcgcCTAAACcgtatacacagacacagaaacacacacactcacaaaaacacacatgcactctcGACCCTAGACCcaaagcgcacacacacacagacacactcgctctccctccccctctcttttcCATTTCCTCTCCATTAACTCACACTGCATTAcgttaaacaacaaacaaacaaaaagttaatGAAATACTTTTATCGTCAGACCTGATAGATGAGGTACTTGGTGACACGTTCGCTGAGGCGGCCTTTGGGACTGGACAAAATCATCTCCAACATGTCTCCCTTCAGCTTCTCCATCACTACAAAAATCTGAAATCAAACATTGACAACGGTGAATAAACAGTGCTCTTTTGACTGTATGCAAAGACTAAAGCGTGAAAACACCTTCAGTTATGATCCTACTCGTAAGCAAGTAGAAACTTTAGGCGAAGTTCTGATCCTACTTAAAGGCAAGTAGAAACTTTAGGCTAAGTTCAGAGACCAAGTGTGAATGCATCCTGTAGTTGTCTTGATCCTTCTTAAATGGCCAGTTAGAAACTCACTGAATGCAAAATATCAGTGGTGCACATCTCCGTAACATGTTCAGCTTTACATAGATCACCTGCTTTTGAATCTGCTCCAAATCCAAACTAATCTATTTTACTATTCTAGTCTGTTTCCAAATCTCAACTACATCAACAGATTTCAAATTCAAATGCAAACAACATGATTAAAAACGAATAAAGTAGCAGTTATAACACTTTCACAGTTTTCCTGTATCAAAAACGTTTGCAAGTGCTTTAACTGCAAAGGAAGGGCACCTCAAACCCAACTGAAGTTCAGATCTAGCGTTATCTTCCTAATGTCATAAGCAGTGCATGGTAAAAAAGGCTAGAACAACAGCAGGACGTACCCTTTCTGGTGTCTCAaacatttgttccaggttgacTACACCAGGGTGATGCAGGTTCTGGAACATGAACTGGTAGTGTCAAATCAGAAAAGAATTCAATCATAAAGTGTCAAACAATATCAGcaagacacaaccacaaccacaacaataaCGGAATGCAAACCTCAATCTTACCACGACAACAATAACGGAATGCAAATCACAATCTTACTATCTGAAttcatttaaacaaaaagagaacACGGCAGTAACCAGGTTTGGTACATTCTTAATCAATATTTTGAGAGCTTGTcgctgccttcttcaggatggtaaaaagtaaggaatgacggcacgtgatATTCAGTGTATTGTCATGATGGATATGTAAAGTCATGTATAAAAACATATCAGAAAAGTCAGAGAGGGTCAGGTACACTTTCTAAACGGTTATTTCTCCACAGAGATTGCATTTACAAGTACAATTTTTGGGTGTTTTGTCGGTAAAAATCTGCAGACATTGGGATTGAAATTAGAACGGGTCATACCCGCTAGTTATGTTATTTCAATAGACAGAATGTTTTTCTTACAGAGGTAAAACATAGCCTTGTCACACTATCTTGTGTAACACTTGATTGACAGGCTAGTTGGCATGGCTGAATGGCCAGTTACCGTGACAAACAGGATTCATAATTTAAAagaaacagtggaaccccccttttaagaccttcaaaaatctgagaaaatcaggtcttaaaaaggagagagtcttaaaatggaggcaaatttacagaagttatgaacagaaaatctaaaaaaaggaatgtcttaaaagaggggttccactgtactttatAAGAAGTAGCACTTTTGAAAATGGCTAGCGCAATCCCTGCTGTTTaaaaaagaggaagaaagagaaagagagtagaTGTGCACATTTCAACATCTTGCTGCCTACCTGTAGAATGGCCACTTCTGTTTTAAGCTGTGCTTCTTGCTTGGTGGGGAATCGCAGCTTGTCAATCACTTTGATTGCCACTTCACGGTTTGTCTTTCGATGGCGACCTTCACACAAGTGTAAAAAGATGATTGGCTTTATTATTTTTGCAGACATTGGTTTTTCTCTTTAATAATTGAATAACACCAtgcacatatgtgtgtgtgcgtgtgtgtttgtgcatgcgtgtgtgtgtgtgaaagagagagagagagagagagagagagagagagagagagagagagagagagagagagagtgagagtgagagagagagagatagagagagagatagagagagagagagggagagagagagagagagagagagagagagagagagagagagagagagagagagagagagagagagagagagagagagagagagagagagagagagagagagagagagaaagaattgaattgaattgaattaaactttatttaacaaggattaagatttaaggatgatgccttttcttacagtctgtccttgggacgcatagacacacattgataaaattaaaagagagagagagagagagagagagagagagagagagagagagagagagagagagagagagagagagagagagagagagagagagacagagagagagagacaaagggagagagagagagagaaagagagagagacagacagacaaagggaaagagagagagagagagagacagacagacaaagggaaagagagagagagagagacagagagagagagagagaaagagagacagacagacaaagggaaagagagagagagagatagagagagacagacagacaaagggaaagagagagagagagagagagacagacagacaaatggaaagagagagagagagagagacagacagagagagacagacagacaaagggaaagagagagagagagagagagagagagagagagagagagagagagagacagacagacagacagacagacagagggaaagagcaggcatgggaattgaacattgtaaaaaaggctgaaaatttttaactgaagacgcgaagcgtcaagtcgacggcgcgaagcgcctagccttactaggtgGGTCCGGGGgggcaatctggtgtcatctgagctccaagtttgccatttaattctgtttttagaatcagagtttttagtaccaatttttgattttttgaagaaaaaaaatatatacatgtattatatggttgaaatttgttaaaaacttgatctgttgagacaaacaggaaaatgtaacttgtaacacaatctggtttacttttaAACATAAAAGTTACAAAGGCTCACCAATAAGAATTGCCTACTTAAGTTACTTTCCCATGATCTCTTACaaggagtttaaaaaaaaattataaaaaaaagaagaagaaaataaggcTCAATGCAT
This Littorina saxatilis isolate snail1 linkage group LG17, US_GU_Lsax_2.0, whole genome shotgun sequence DNA region includes the following protein-coding sequences:
- the LOC138952570 gene encoding serine/threonine-protein kinase D1-like translates to MVNTQENGELSTIKRPHTCPFKLSFLPQEIPLDSITSIEPAKVAKTSDLSRAPHVFEIHTAGGMTYCVGEDLSYGHQESNIVASAESGSGMEQARHWEQALRQGLMPVTPQSSGSKDDENVSPNGESQPDKQVDISQLYQIFPEDVLGSGQFGIVYGGRHRKTNREVAIKVIDKLRFPTKQEAQLKTEVAILQFMFQNLHHPGVVNLEQMFETPERIFVVMEKLKGDMLEMILSSPKGRLSERVTKYLIYQILIALRHLHSKSIVHCDLKPENVLLSSETAFPQVKLCDFGFARIIGEKSFRRSVVGTPAYLAPEVLKRKGYNRSLDMWSVGVVVYVSLSGTFPFNEDEEISDQIQNASFMYPPNPWKEISQEGIDLITNLLQVKLRKRFTVDKCLLHVFLQDYQTWCDLRAQELFVGKRYLTHESDDERWEKYRRDHGQKVWQEVGQKGLNEKYTFSKIRERQTATAQS